The Nonlabens sp. Hel1_33_55 genome contains the following window.
ACGGCGGTAACCTTCCTATAAGGTTGGAAACCCACAGCAGGGTATTGAATCATTATTTGAAAAATGCACACGAAGTAGTTTGCCCCAATGAATATTTGTATTCCGCTTTCGCGAAAGCGGGTTACTCAAATCTCCACATCATTCCCAACAGCATTGAGATAGATAATTACCCTTTTAAAACTAGGACCGAGTTGGAGCCAAAGCTTTTATGGGTAAGATCATTTGCTGAAATCTATAACCCGATGATGGCAGTAAAAGTTCTAGAAAAAATAAGGGTGGATTATCCTCAGGCCACACTCACCATGGTAGGTCCGGATAAGGATGGAACTATGAAGGAGTGTCGTCAATATTCTGATAATCAAGTACTTGACGTGAAGTTCACCGGATTGCTATCAAAGGGCGCTTGGGTAGAGTTGAGTCGTGAGGCAGATATATTTTTGAATACCTCAAACTTTGATAATATGCCGGTCAGTATAATAGAGGCAATGGCGCTGGGCTTGCCTGTTGTCTCTACAAATGTAGGAGGTATGTCTCATCTCATACAAGACAAGCTCAACGGTATTTTGGTTGATGAAGGTAACACCGATCAAATGGTAACATCCATTAAATTGCTTGTTGAGAACCATGAACTAGCCCAATCAATCTCGCTAAACGGTCGTAAACTTGTAAGTAAATTCTCATGGAGCGTCATCAAAAAAGATTGGCACAAGCTTTTAAAAACTTAAAGAATATATTTGACATAAGAATGCTAATCCCCTAAATGGCACCTTCTAACTCGATTCATTTTGATATTTCTGAACGTAAAGTCCTTTTACGGGTTATCGATCTATGTGTCGTTATTTGCTCGCTGCATATTATTGGCCTCTTATTCGACATGAATTATTTTTTGATCAATGTTGATCAGTGGTTTTGGTCTATATTTTTAGCTTTCTATATTCTCTTTTTTGCTACCGTTTTTGAATTGTATGATTTGCAAAAAGCCAGTCGCATCACTAGTACTTTACAAGGAGTTTTTTATACGGGAATGTTTACTTCAGTTGCCTATTTATTGACTCCTTTTTTTACACCTGCATTGCCGGACAATAGGTTACAGATCTTTT
Protein-coding sequences here:
- a CDS encoding glycosyltransferase family 4 protein produces the protein MRIHILYIGNKLASRNRTASTIDTLGPLLEQEGYQLKFASSRPSKIMRSMEMLAMVWKNKKWVDVVLIDTYSTLNFWYAIFIGRMCHFLKINYVPILHGGNLPIRLETHSRVLNHYLKNAHEVVCPNEYLYSAFAKAGYSNLHIIPNSIEIDNYPFKTRTELEPKLLWVRSFAEIYNPMMAVKVLEKIRVDYPQATLTMVGPDKDGTMKECRQYSDNQVLDVKFTGLLSKGAWVELSREADIFLNTSNFDNMPVSIIEAMALGLPVVSTNVGGMSHLIQDKLNGILVDEGNTDQMVTSIKLLVENHELAQSISLNGRKLVSKFSWSVIKKDWHKLLKT